The window AAAGGAAGGGGGAGGGCCACGAAGGCAAAGGCCAGAGCCTTACAGGCACAGGCCTCAGGCCTCAGGGCTTGGGTCCTAGGCTGGGCTGCGGTCCCGGAGCAGGCGCAGAGCATAGCGGAGTCGCTGCCGCAGGTCTGGAGAGCAGCCCAGCTGCCGAAGGTGGGAAGCGAGGTAAGTACAAGCACTACGATTTCGGGCCACAAAAGTCACAAGGAGGGGCTCCCAGCCACTGAGAATCAGCTTGGTGTGGTCCCCGTAGAAGTTCACCTGCACACAGGAGCATGACAGTGGTCAGGATCTAGGCTCCGGGCCCGGCTTCCTCCCCAGCACCCTAGGCCTCCCGGACCTTCCCCGCAACTCCTGGATAGGCTCTTACCTGGACAGTGCCATCACTAAACAGCATGAGGAGAGCCTGATCCGTCTTGACCCACTGCAGCAGCAAGGGCGGAGCAGGTACCTCTACCTCTTCCACACTGGGCAGATCTCCACCCTGGGAGCAGGATCGGGGCAGGTCACTGATCCAGCGTGAGACAGCCCCCTCCGCATTAGTGTATGCCTTATCCTCTAGCTTTGAGCACCCCCCACCACAACCAAGGGGGAATCAGAGGGATCAGGATgggttagttttctttttttttttttttttgagatggagtctcactgtgtcccccaggctggagtgcaatggtgtgccatctcggctcactgcaagctccgcctcctgggttcacccattctcctgcctcagcctccggagtagctgggactacaggcgcccgccagcacgcccagctaatttgttgtatttttagtagaaacggggtttcaccttgttagccaggatggtcttgatctcctgacctcatgatccacccgcctcggcctcccaaagtgctgggattacaggcgtgagccatggcacccggccagGATGGGTTAGTTTTCAATGTACCACAGCCCCAGCCCTCACACCTTCATGAGGTGCTGCTCCATGTAGGAGGCAAAGTACCGCAGGATACCCAGCTGAGGCTGCAGGGCCCGGGGCACAGCATCCACGGAGAAGGAGAAGTGCTTTGTGCTGGTGGGGTTGTAGTGCACAGTCCTAGaacggggaggcagaggtcagaGGGAACCCTGCACCAATGCCCCTCCCCTGAGAAACCCAgagccctgagcccaggagcacACACGAGGGTGTGGCCCTGCTGGGTTAGTGGCCTGAATATAAGGCACCCCAGAACAGCACTCACTTTCTGTTGGCCGACAGGGCCATATGTGTGCCATCGTTGAAGAGCACAGCCACACGGCGGCTGGACAGTTGATACCCAAAGCCGAACTTATTGGAGTAGTCAACCCACTTGCTGACCCACACCAGAGGCTCTGGCTGAGCCAGGGGGGCCGGGTTCTGTTCCGCTGTCATGGGAGAGGAGGGAGTCAGGACCTGCTCCTGGCCTCCCAGCCACAGAACTCCCACCACAGCAGCATGTACCAGACCCCAGCCTTACCTGGGGGCATGAAGGCTACACAGTTTCTCAGAGCACAAAGGGCTGACTCCACTACTGTGGCCACAGTCAGACCTTCTTCAAATCCTGAAGGAGACAGGGCACTGAGATTTAGGAATTAGCACCCCAGGACCCAGGCCAGACCCCTCTGCCCACTCCTTCCCTCTGGCCCCTGATCTCAGCTCCAGCAACCTCTAGCACCTCTCATCCTCCCTGGCTCCTCACCATCTCCACTGCTTGCCAGTGTCCCACGGGGTGAGCTGTCTTCAGGTGCTGTCTCTACCAGGCTGACAGGGGCTGGGCCAGAAGCTGCTGGAGCCTGGAGGGTTGGGCAGGGAAAGGGAGTGAGACAGGCCCCAAAATCCAAACCCTTGAGTCcatggcccagccctgccctggctcCCAGGGCACCCCAAGTCAGCCCCGCCAGGCTGGTGACACACAGCCAATTAGGCTACCACGAGGCGGGATGCTTCAGCAGCCTCTTTTATCCTGGGCTTCCCTCAGCTGCTAGGGTGGGGGTGAGTCAGGGGAGCAGTGTCCACGTGAGCGCCTCACCTCCGGCCTGGCATCCTGATGGCCAACGGATGTGCGCATGAGGCCGCTCACCAAACCGGAGACCTCGTCCCTCTCCCGGACATGATTCTTACCTGGGGGTGAAGGGTGATACCGTCCTCAGTATCCTGCCCAGCCCCTCCACTTCCCACAGGGATGACACAGAGATTGGCCTCCCTGAGTGCCTGTACTGCAAATGCTCTCCCCAGGAGTTCCCAggcacccacactcacacaccgGAGACAAATGTGACAAGCCGCTCTGCTGCTCTGCCCCCCTCAACCCACTGACACCCCAGACTCACTCTTGTTCTTCTTTCTGCCAAAGAGGCTCTTGGTAACTTTGGCAAACAGACTCCTAGCTGGGTTGGGGGGTGTCAGGTCTGGGACTGTCACGCAGCTGCTGATAGGGAGTCGATCGGGGGTGTAGCCCTAGGGAGGGGAACCATGTGAACAGAGAAGAGAGGCTCCAGGGGTCCTGTCACCTGCCCCCTTTCAATCCCTGGGAATACACAGATGGACTTAGAGGTCTGGGGAGCCACAGACCTTGGTAAAGAAGTCATGGCGCAGGATCTGGTCAACAGAGGGGCGGTCTCGGGGTGAGGCCCGAAGGATGGCGGCCAGGAGCTGCCGGGCAGGCAGTGAGAGGCTGGCAGGCAGCGTGTAGTGAACCTGCTTGATGCAGCGGTACGTCTCCTTCAGGTCAGCCGTCTCAAAGGGAGGGCTCCCGCAGAGCAGCGTGTACCTATAGGGCAGGGCCAAGGGGTCAGGAGTAAAGTGGAGGGGATGctccacccacacacccaccaccTGTCTGCTGTTGAACCTGGACCCTGCGACTCACATGACACAGCCCAGTGACCATACATCTGCCTCAGGACCGTGGCCCTGTCTCAGCAGCACTTCTGGAGCCACATAGTTGGGGGTGCCACAGATGGTCCTGaaagagggtggggaggaggagagaaggctgAGACCCAGCCCAGCAgcccccccaccccttcccccactgTGAGTCCAGACAAAGCAGCTGCCTGTCACCAAAGGCCAGAGAACTCCTGCTTGTCCTGGGACAATGGATGCCAGGGATGGCAGCTGAGTCCCTGCCCACCCGCCTGGCCCAGCTGCTCAGCCGCTCTTCATGACAGGGGGagggcctgacccccagcccAGTCCCCTCCTCCAGGGTCAACACAGAGAGTCCACAGCTGatcccttcccccttcctgcACTCCTGTCTGTCAGACAGGCATCAGGCTGTCACCTCCCACGGTTTGTGCCACACACACGCCAACACCAGCTGTCACAACCCCCATAAACACTCATCTGCCACATATGCTATCTGtgtcacacacacaaagtatGATGGCCACAGCAGGGTTTTCTTACACCCACAATGTCACATCCCACCATTTCCACACTCTCagtctgtctctcacacacacatacacgctgCCTGTCACCTTCCCCCATCCACACAAAGGGTAAGTCATATGCCTCCAAGAATCTGTATACCCCCATCTGTCTCAGGGACTCAGAGTCACCTACCCTATCTGTGTCACACACCTATAGGATCCTCCCCCTCTCCACCGGTCTCGGTAACACAGGctgccacctccaccttcacACATGCATAAACAGCCCATCATCCCTTCCCATTTATCTCATGCACACATCAGGCAGTCACCTTGCCTCCCACATACATATGCACTGTCTGTCACGCATGTCATCTTTATCACACACAGGCCCCTTTCCTCAAAACTCACTTCTTCCTCTGCTCCGGAGGCTCCAACCGGGCTGCCAGCCCAAAATCCCCCACCTTCAGTTCCATGTTCTCAGTGATGAAAAAATTTCCTAGATGGGGAAAGAGAGGTGTGTcagattctttccttcctccctctctccgtaCCTCCCCAACCTCCCATCCTTCAGGCTCAGGAGTCTCACCCAACTTGAGGTCCCGGTGCAAGATGCCGCGCTGGTGCAAGTACTTGAGGCCGGAAAGGATCTGCCGCAGGTAGTAGCGCACTTCTGGCTCCAAGAGGGTGTGCCGGGCCTTCCAGATGTGGGCCAGGGACTGCAGAGAGCCACTGCCTCAGACCCTGGTgggccctccctccccctccccctccatctGTGCTCCCTGAAGAAGAAACAGGGCCCCAGTTTTGGGTCTTAAGACTGTCttctcggctgggtgtggtggctcacgcctgtaatcccagcactttgggaggccgaggcaggtgtatcacaaggtcaggagtttgagaccagcctgaccaacagggtgaaactctgtctctactaaaaatacaaaaatcagtggggcgtggtggtgcatgcctgtaatcccagctactcaggaggctgaggcaggagaattgcttgaacccgggagacagagattgcagtgaactgagatcgtgccactgcactccagcctgggcaacagagcgagactccatctcaaaaaaaaaaaaaaagactgtcttctctccctcactctcaTCCCTGCGGGAATCACCATCTTTCACCTTTCGGCTGCAGAGCTCCAAGAAAATGTAGATGTTGTCAGCGTCCTCAAAGTGGTGCGAAAAACGCACGATGTGGCGGTGCTGCAGGTCTCGGTGCAGCTCAATCTCATTTAGGATCTGCGATGAGGGCGCGGAGTCGTCATCCTTCCATGGTTCCCATGCCAccgtccccaccccacccctcgcCCGCTGAGCCTGGACCCACCTTCTCGCGCTGATGCGGCTTGGCGACGCGGCTCTGAGGGATGACTTTGACAGCGTAGGCGCTGCCAGTCTCTGTGTCAGTGGCCTCATAGCAGCGGGCGAAGCCCCCCTATGAAGAGGGGGCATCAGGCTGGGTGTTCCGGGGGGCCGAGTCGGGCCCGCGGGCGTCCCCGCGTTGGGGGTCAAGTGCCCATGCCCGGCTCGGCGCCAGAAAAGAGGCCGGCCGGgacccccacctccaccatcaccaccccgCGGACGTTCCCCGGCCCACCTTGCCCAACAAGCGGCCTTTGAGGTAGGTGCGGCCGCTGCGCGGGTCCGTGATGAGGCGCCCGGGGTCTGACGTCGGTAGCCCGGCCAGCATCTCCAGCTCAGGTCCAGGCAAGGCACTCGGAGGCGGCCCCGGCCCGGCCGGGGGAGCGGGCGCGGCGGCCGCACGCTGGAAGGGGCGCGGGGACAGGAAACCGGCGGCGGGCTCCATGCGGGCGGCGCGTCGCAGCGCAGCGCGGGCCCGGCTTCTTCTTGGTTCCGCCCGGCCCCGGCAGCGCGTGGCGCTGCCTGGATTTGCTACGCTGCGCTCGCGCCCGGGGGAGCCCAGCGTTTTTATCAATGAACGCCTGCCCCCTCCCCGGCGTCTAGTCACCGAGAGTCCCGCCCCCTTCCTGGCAGCGAGTCGAGGAGAGGCCGCTCCCACTCCCGGCGTTACATCACCCAGAAGCTCCTCCCCCACCCAACGCACTGCCAGACTCCGCCTCCTGGCCACGCCCCGGGGCGCAGCCCGGCAGCTAGTCACCAGGCAGGTGCAACCAAGCCGCAGGGGCCAGCTGATCCCTGTCCGCCTCTCTCCCCTCCTTGGCCACTGCGAGTCCCGCTCATGGGGGCCTCTTTCTTTCCCCATCCTTCGGGATGTGTGCTGAAGTCCGAGTGGGGCCCGGGCATCTGGGGGCATCTCCCCATCAACTAGATAGATCAGCGTTCCAGCCAGCAGCGGAGAGGCAGGGGCGGCGCTCGCTTTTGCCCGGGCATGTTACCCGACACTTCCCTTTCAGTGTGCCGGACCGCGTGTGTCCCTCGCCCTCGCCCGGGGCCCGGCCCAGTGCTGCCCTCTTTAGGGCCTGAAAGGAAGGCACCGTCTCGCGCCTGGCTTGCCTGGCCCGAGGGCTGCCTTGCCAGGTTTAGGAGTCAAGCAGAGCCTGGAATTTCAAGGTTTTTACCGTGCTGCAGGCCACATCTTCCGCTACCCACTTCTACACTCTTGAGGGGCAGATTTCGGGTTCCTGCGGGGTCCCCAATTCCCTTCCTCTGAAAATACCCCCGGGCCTGGGTCAGCAGCCAGAAGGCCAGAAAGTGAATGGgaattggattttcttttttctttctttttttttttttttttttttgagacagagtttcgctcttgttgcccaggctggagtgcaacggcgcgatattggctcatcgcaaactctgcctcccaggttcaagcgattctcctgcctcagcctcccgagcagctgggattacaggcatgcgccatcatacgcggctaattttgtatttttttttttaagtagagacggggtttctccatgttggtcagactgtctggaactcccaacctcaggtgatctgcccgcttgggcctcccaaagtgcagggattacaggcgtgagccacctcgcctggccaggaATTGGATTTTCTCAAATACTAGACATGGGCAATTGGGCAGCTAGTCTCTGGACCATGTGTACCCCTAGACCCCTGCGCAATGCCCACCCTTCCCAGGGCAAGAGACAGAGGCCCAGGACCACAGGCCTCCTGGCCTTGTCTCTCACCTCTCTGCCCTCTCTCTGTGCCAGCCAATCAATTACCATGCCATTCCTCAAAGATTTATTGAGAGCATCTGCTAAGTGCTGGACACTATCTCAAATAAAACTAATCAAGCTTGCAGCCCTCATTTAGTTTACATTCTGCTTGATGGAAACAGACAATGGGCAAGCAGATAAACAAGGTAATTGCAGGCTGTGAAAAGTGCTATGAAGGAAGAATAAACAGAAGAGCAAATGAAGAGCCTACTTTAGAAAGAGTAGCCAGgaaagtcaacaaatatttgctgagtaccCGATTCCTGTCAATTTTGTCTCCCAAATAGCTCTGATATCTACCCCCTTGGCTCCATCTTCCCCTCACACCCTGGCCTGGGCCACAGTCTCTCTTGTCAGAATGATTGCCACAGCTCCTTGCTACTCT of the Symphalangus syndactylus isolate Jambi chromosome 12, NHGRI_mSymSyn1-v2.1_pri, whole genome shotgun sequence genome contains:
- the PLK3 gene encoding serine/threonine-protein kinase PLK3, which produces MPPDARAPLGLQHTSRRMGKERGPHERDSQWPRRGERRTGISWPLRLGCTCLVTSCRAAPRGVARRRSLAVRWVGEELLGDVTPGVGAASPRLAARKGAGLSVTRRRGGGRRSLIKTLGSPGRERSVANPGSATRCRGRAEPRRSRARAALRRAARMEPAAGFLSPRPFQRAAAAPAPPAGPGPPPSALPGPELEMLAGLPTSDPGRLITDPRSGRTYLKGRLLGKGGFARCYEATDTETGSAYAVKVIPQSRVAKPHQREKILNEIELHRDLQHRHIVRFSHHFEDADNIYIFLELCSRKSLAHIWKARHTLLEPEVRYYLRQILSGLKYLHQRGILHRDLKLGNFFITENMELKVGDFGLAARLEPPEQRKKTICGTPNYVAPEVLLRQGHGPEADVWSLGCVMYTLLCGSPPFETADLKETYRCIKQVHYTLPASLSLPARQLLAAILRASPRDRPSVDQILRHDFFTKGYTPDRLPISSCVTVPDLTPPNPARSLFAKVTKSLFGRKKNKSKNHVRERDEVSGLVSGLMRTSVGHQDARPEAPAASGPAPVSLVETAPEDSSPRGTLASSGDGFEEGLTVATVVESALCALRNCVAFMPPAEQNPAPLAQPEPLVWVSKWVDYSNKFGFGYQLSSRRVAVLFNDGTHMALSANRKTVHYNPTSTKHFSFSVDAVPRALQPQLGILRYFASYMEQHLMKGGDLPSVEEVEVPAPPLLLQWVKTDQALLMLFSDGTVQVNFYGDHTKLILSGWEPLLVTFVARNRSACTYLASHLRQLGCSPDLRQRLRYALRLLRDRSPA